The window GAGGGCCAGGATGGGGGTGCCTCCATGCAGAGGGGAGGCACTGACCACAGTGCAGAGTCAGGGCTGGAGACTCCTGGTCCAAGGCAGCTCAGCACTGACCACCCAGGAATTTGGGCCATCAGGGTCCCTCCCACCTTTGAGAATTCTAATTAATTCAATTCCACCAGCATCCATTGAGCATCTACTTAGCCCTAGAAAAACTATGCCTTCTAACCTCCAGCCTTGTCAGAAAAGGACTGTCTTCCTTCTGACTGGCCTCCAGGAGCTTGGAAGTTTCCTCAGATCCAGATCCAATGCCCCCCTGAGCCCTGAGCCTCCCCATGAGGGGAGCAAGGCAATAAAGTGTGGCCCAGGGCGTTCTGTAAGGCTAAGGCCAGGGGTGATACTCTCAGCCTCTTCTTGCTCCATCCTGATAAGGGCTTTTTGGATCTGCCCTtcccttctgctttctcttgGGTGCACTAATGGActgttcccttctctctccctcctacaGGCCTGTCAGCGGGATGTCCAGTGTGGGACAGGCACTTGCTGTGCCATCAGCCTGTGGCTTCGAGGGCTGCGGATGTGCACCCCGCTGGGGCGGGAAGGCGAGGAATGCCACCCCGGCAGCCACAAGGTACTCTGCAGACACTGCATGGGTGCACATATGTGGGTGGGCCATACGAGGAGCAGAGGGTGATGTCTTGGGGCCTTGCTCTAGCTAGGAAGACCAGAGAGGCTGGCTCCAGAGAGGCAGTCTAGGGAGGCTGTGGCTCCAGAGGACTTCACCCTCCTCTGACAGCTGATCCAGCCCCTGAATGTCCAAGGGGAAGCAGAAGGCTATGGGGTTGCTGTGCCCCCGCCACCAACAGGCATCCACCTTACTTAGTGCCCTGCAGATAACACATTTGTACATTTATTTGTACAGGGCCTGACATGATCCATCTACAAACTTCTAGCACAGGTTGGAGAACCACTGATCTTTATCTGATCCTCACTGCAACCCTGGGCAATGCTGAGGAAACTGACATACAGCAAAGTCATGTGACTGGCTCAAGGCACACAACCAATGAGACAGAGCTGGGACTGGAACTGCAGTTTTCCGATGCCACCTCTAGTTATACCTCACTGATGTTGGGCACTGCCTCCTTGTTTTTGGGGGGCAGCCTCAGGTGGAGGGGTGCCACTGATCTCATAGGCTGTTAGACAAGCTGGGCATTCCCAGCCCCTAATTTGCTGTGTGGACTTGGGCAAATTACTCACCTGCTCTCGGGCCACATTTATACGATGAGTGGAGCAGACTCACTACCACTAATGTCCCTTATGGATCTGACGAATTCAGATTTGGGAAGGATCTCACATGCCCTTTGCTCTATAAGAACTTCCCTTCAGGGACACAAAAGTAGACCCACAAAATCGCCTTCCACACCTGGTCAGGCCTACAGTGAGGCAAGTGAGGTGCCCACTTTAAGAAGTCACTCTCTCTTGTGCCCTAAGTACATAGCTCCTGCCTTGCTCCCACTCCTTGACCTCCAGCTCCCAGTCGAGTCCTCTGGAGCCACAGCCTCCCTGCTGCACTCCCTCTCTGGAGCCACTTTACCGCACTTTACCAGTTAACCGGTGAAGCTCCCAATTCCCACAgctttttcattaaaatgcaaaTGGTGGTGGTTCAATCTAGTCTGACATTGACATATTAGAAGGCAATTAGGGCGTTTCTACAGGCTCTCGGGTGACTTGCTCCCCTCCCTGGGCCTTGCCCCTCTCCCTACATGTACCCCTCTGTCTGAATTAGACATTCCTGAGCACAGGCTCTCAGGCTTACCAGCTGTCTTCCACCTGGACTCAGGCATGTTTCCTGCTCTTCGGGGACTTGCCTGCACCCTGGCTCGGTTCTCATCTGGGCACGGAGCATCCTCCAGCGGTCTCTCTCCCAATCACAGCCCCTGTCCAACCTCCTGTCCCAGGATGAAGAGGGGCTAGGGAGTGGTGAATGAGGCAGGACAATGTGGCAGTCCTTGTAACCTTGGGGAATGTGAGGTGGTTCAGCTCCTGATCCATATTCCCAATACAGACAACAGTGGTAATAAAAACTAATGCTGAGTGCTTCCTACATGCCACCCTTCATACTGGgtgctttttgttattttaaccTCTTTATAACCATATGTGGTAGGTGCTATTGTtaacccattttacaaatgataaagctgaggcacagagaggccaaaTGATTTGCTGAttgtcacacagctgggaagtggtagacctgggatttgaacccaggcagtctgacaaTGGGTCCATGCTCCTAACTTCTCCCTGAGGATACCCCATTGGTTTAGCACTCCTCTGGGGTGTGAGTCAGGGCAGAGGTGGTGGCTGTTCTATTCACGGCTGCACTTGCAGCACCCACCACGGTGTTGAGCCCATAATGGATGAGCAACAAACATTCAATCAATGgacgtgtgtgtgcgcgtgtgtgtgtgtgtgcaggcacaTGTGTGCTGAGTCTCCAGAGCCAGGTAGCCTGGGTGCAAATCCTAGCTCCTCCACaaattagctgtgtgatcttggcatATTGCTTAGCCACACCgtacctcggtttcctcatctctaattgCTATTATTGTTGTGCTAGGTGCAGTGGAGAAGTGGGCTAGGGTGTGGGGGTGAGACATTTGCCAGTGCTGGGCTGAGCAGAGACTGCTGCCAGGAGGCTCACCCACCTCCCTTTGGTGAAGGtgttgctttcttctttccttaggTCCCCTTCTTTAGGAAACGCAAGCACCACACCTGTCCTTGCTTGCCCAACCTGCTGTGCTCCAGGTTCCCGGACGGCAGGTACCGCTGCTCCATGGACTTGAAGAACATCAATTTTTAGGCGCTTGCCCGGTCTCAGGATACCCACCATCCTTTTCCTGAGCACAgcctgaatttttatttctgccatgCAACCCAGCTCCCATGACTCTCCCAGTCCCTACACTGACTACCCTGATCTCTCTTGCCTAgtacgcacacatgcacacaggcagaCATACCTCCCATCATGACATGGTCCCCAGGCTGGCCTGAGGATGTCCCAGCTTGAGGCTGTGGTGTGAGAGGTGGCCAGCCTGGTTCTCTTCCCTGCTCAGGCTGCCAGAGAGGTGGTAAATGGCAGAAAGGacattccccctcccctccccaggtgACCTGCTCTCTTTCCTgggccctgccccctccccacatgTATCCCTCAGTCTGAATTACACATTCCTGGGCACAGCCTCTTGGGTGCATTGCTCAGAGTCCCAGGTCCTGGCCTGACCCTCAGGCCCTTTACGTGAGGTCTGTGAGGACCAATTTGTGGGTAGTTCATCTTCCCTTGATTGGTTAACTCCTTAGTTTTAGACCACAGACTCAAGATTGGCTCTTCCCAGAGGGCAGCAGACAGTCACCCCAAGGCAGGTGTAGGGAGCCCAGAGAGGTCAATCAGCCCCCTGAAGACTCTGGTCCCAGCCAGCCTGTAGCTTGTGACCTGTGACCTGTGACCTTCTGCCAGAATTGCCATGCCTCTGAGGCCCCCTCTTACCACACTTTACCAGTTAACCACTGAAGCCCCCGATTCCCACAGCTTTGCCATTAAAATGCAAATGGTGGTGGTTCAATCTAATCTGATATTGACATATTAGAAGGCAATTAGGGTGTTTCCTTAAACAACTCCTTTCCAAGGATCTGCCCTGAGAGCAGGTTGGTGACTTTGAGGACAGTCCTCTGTCCAGATTGGGGTGGGAGCAATGGACAGGGAGCAGGACAGGGGCTGAAAGGGGCACTGATTTCAGACCAGGGAGGCAACTACACACCAACCTGCTGGCTTTAGAATAAAAGCACAAACTGAACTGAGATGTGTGGCGTGGTATTCCTGCTGTCAGTTTCAGCCAGGGTCTATGCCTCTGTGGCAACCTGGGGAGGAAGGCAAGGACCACGTTGTGTCCAGGTTGGGGAGGGGTGTGACTGGTGttcctcccctccccaaccccaccagGGTCTATTTTTTGGAGAGAGTGGATTTCAGGGTCTTTTTGAAGAAAGGATAAGAGGCAGCCTTGTGGGCTCTGGGCAGGGGGTGCGCTGCACGGAAGGGTTGGGGGCAGGAAGGGGCTGTGAGCTGGCATGGGCTGGAAAGATTCCGTTGCTGAGATCGCTTAGCAGGGACCAGCTGCAACTCTCATTTTTGAAATTTGGTACCATTTGTTTTAGGTCAAATATTTGACCCCACCAGGCCACTGTGTGCCTGGAGTGAAGAAATCCATATTACTGATGgagctggcaaggatgtgagCCCTCCATCCTAACCCAGAGGCTGGGAGCCTCCTGTAAATGTAGCTTCCTGGTCTCGCTGTCTCCTCTGCTCCTCAATTTTTAGTCCAGAAAAATGTAACATACAATAGGAAAGCACATCATGTTCCATTCTATTTCTTAGAAGCCTCCAGGAAGACTATGGTTTCTGAGGCTTGGAGGGCTGGTTCTGCGTGTGTTCTCCATCCATCAACCTTTCCTGCTCAGGAGATGCCCAGGACAGTCTTTATTCCAGGACCCACTTAAGCCAGGCCAGGCCCCCACAGggtcctttctttgtttttttttttttgtttgtttttgtctcctTTTATGGACATCGTCACCTGCTGTGGTGACTTGGGACCTTCTTGCAGCCCATGAATCGCTTTCTCCCTTGGTTTCAGGCTCAGGCCCTGGATATAAAGTTCCCTTCCACGCCCAGGATTCCATTTTGTCCATGGCTTGTCCTTTGACATTCATAGCTTTTCTCGAGGTACCATTGATTTCTGCCTGGTGGACTTTTGTGGGGCCCTTTCTAAATTGCGACCCTCCCTGCAAGCAGAGCCATCCTGGATGAggcaagatcttgtctcagaaCAGCAGAGGGCAGGCGAAGGTGGCTGCAGGCACCAGGACACCCCATGGTGCTCACGAATATGCCAGTTGCTGCTGCGTAATCTATTAgggtggtgcaaaagtaattgcagttttgccacTAAAAGTAATGGAAAACTACAATTACTTTTTCACCAACCTACTAATTGGAcccattttcatattttcttttcttttttttaagagagagagggggccgggcgcggtggctcacgcctgtaatcccagcactttgggaggctgaggcgggtggatcacgaggtcaggagatcgagaccatcctggctaacacggtgaaaccctgtctctactaaaaatataaaaaattagccaggcgtggtggcgggcgcctgtagtcccagctactcaggaggctgacgtaggagaatggcgtgaacctggaaggcagagcttgcagtgagccgagatcgcgccattgcactccagcctgggctacagagcgagactccatctcaaaaaaaaaaaaaaaaaaaaaaaaggggggggggtctctttctgtcattcaggctggagtacaggagcatgatcatagatcactgcagccttgaactcctgggctcaaacgatcctcctacctcagcctcctaagtggctgggactacaagcatgtgccactatgcctggctaatttttctttttttttttttgtagagatggggtctcactatactgcccaggctggtttcaaactcctgggctcaagcaatccttctgccttggcttcccaaggggattacgggcgtgagccactgcacctggtccattATGCAAATCCTGATATGCAGTTTGGAATTGTATGTCATACCAACTGGAAAGGTTAAGAgtcaatgcattttcttttttttttgagacagggtctttctctgtcacccaggctacagtgcagtggcatggttatagctcactgcagccttgagtcctgggttcaagcgatcctctggcctcagccttctgagtggttAGGATCATAGCTTTGTGCTAgcaagcctggctgatttttttttttttttcttgagagagagtctcgctcttgcccaggctggagtgcagtggcacgatctcagctcattgcaacctctgtctcctgagctccagtgattctcgtgcctcagcctcccaagtagctgggattataggcacacaccaccatgcctagctaatttttgtatttttagtagagatggggtttagccatgttgtccaggctggtcttgaactcctggcctcaagtgatctgcctgcctcagactcccaaagtgctcggattataggcatgatccactgtacctggccaagcctgcctaatttttatttttatttttatttttgtagagatggggtcttgctttcttgcccaggctggttttgaactcctgggctcaagtgatctgcctgccttggccttccaaagtgctgggattacaggagtgagccatgatGCCTGTCCATCAATGctaatttattgttatttttgtttttgtccccTTTGCAATTTcttagatatattttttattgtatttgtctTCTGTGTCTTAGTTTCACATTCTTCTCTACTGGCTTGGGAGTTCTTGTCTTCTTTGATCAAATGTAGTATAATGCCTAAGACCATTCTCATTTCTTATTATCTGAATTTTGAGGAATGTAGAATTGGTCCCCATTCCAATTACTGAAGACAAAAGGGTAGAGAAAGGAGAGGCTGGGGAAGTTAAGAAGAATACATTTGTGAGTATTCTTTATATTCAGGAATATGTtcttcataaatataaaaataatttacttataaGAATGTACctataagaaaaatgaattagactaaattaaattaaattagaaacagGTGAAACTGACATAGCTTCAAGATAGGGAGGAGCCTTCAattgcagcctttacctcctatTTGGCACCAACACTTTCCTCACCAACTGGTGGTGTCTGCTACCATCTAGTGGTTAAAGTGGGGACAGCACAGGGGAGCTGAAGTGGAAAAGATGGGAGACTCAGAGGCCACTCCTCAAAGCAGATAGGGACCATTCTGCAGCTATCCTCAAACGTTAGACTCAGTAACAGGTTTAGAGGGACGGCGCTTCCGTTTGTGGAAAGAAGTCTGCCACCCTATGGACCACACGAAAAATGCTTAATTGCTACCTGGGCCCTGTGCCATCCTGGACACTTCTTTCTTCGGAGCTACTGTCCTCTTCCTGCTGGGATTTTAGGAAAGGCTGAGGGCATCCCCTCTCACAGCCTCTCTAGGATAGAGAAAGTGGATGTGGGCGGGGGTCAGAATAACACTATCGAGTGTCCCCTTCCTTCATCTGTGTATCCTTGGGACACAGCATGAACGGCAAGAGCTGCCTCTCTGAGGCTTTTTCATCATTCGATCCCCTCCCCGAATCTGCATTTCTGTCATTCACCTTGGTTAAGGCTTCCACCCTCTCCCTGGTATCCAgagggaggccggggtgggctaGAGCCTGGAGCCCTCCCCACCAAGGAGGAAGGGCTAGACACAGACTGAGAGGAAGTTAGCAATCAGAGCAGTTATCCTGGGAGCTCTCCTGAGGGCCTGAAACACTCAAAGGAGATTAAATGGAATTCTTCTGCTAAACCCAACTCCACCTGAATATTTAACGGTGAACATGGGACAGTGTAGTCCATAGAATGCCAACTGGCTGATGACTGAGCAGACACAGGTGAGTGCATGCTGACTGCTGTTCCTCCTCTCCAGTGATCCCCTTCTGAGGCCCCAGGAGGCAGTGGCCAGAGGTGAGACCCAAGGAGGAGCAGGAAGCCTCCCAAAGCCAAAGGGAAAGGTCAGCTCAGCAGAGGCTGTGAGGTTGGGGACCTGCTTCAGAGTTGAATTTGCAGAACGAATGACAGCCGGATTTTACTTAGAGTGTGTGTTTGTCTAGGGTGGCTGTGCTTgggcaggggctgaggtggggccAAGACCCTCCAGCTATGGAGGGCAACACTTGGTGTTTGTCTTACTCcgtttatgctgctataacaaaatacctgtgactgagtaatttatgaagaacggAAATGTATTTCTcgtaattctggaggctgagacgtccaagatcaaggcaccagcagattcagtgtctgctcAAGGCTTTCTTTTTatcctcatatggcagaaggTAGAAGGGCAAAAGGGGCTGGCTAGTTCCCTggagcccttttataagggcactaatcccgttCACAAGGGCAGATCCTAGTCTGACCTAATCACCCCcaaggctccacctcttaatattatTGCACGGGTGGTTAAATTTCAACACATAAATTCAGGggaacattcagaccacagcggCATTCCTACTTCTTCATACCGTTGACAGTGACAAGCATGGGTTCCAGAAATTGCTACTTGAAAATGTGACCcatatactgcccaggctggtctcaaactccaggcctcaagcaatcctcctgccatggcctcccaaagcactgggattacaggtgtgagccactgcgcctggcccattagTTGGCCTTGACCTGTGAGTCTAGCCCAAGAGTCAACCTTGAGGATTTGCCTGGGTTGTCAAAAAATCAGATTCTACCAGCGGAGGAAGGAAGCACAAGGTGGCCTGGGGGCACATTCTCTGTCTGGGTATCTTCGGGGACATCTGTTCTGATTGGGAgctggaaaggaaaacaaaaagagccATTGTTAAACAAACAGCTTTTCTCCATTGAatgacaaatgaatgaataaaacacactatatccacacaatggagtattatgcagccatgaaaaagaatgaagtgttGCTATACACCATaacatggaggaaccttgaaaacatcatgctgggtgaaagagccagtcacagaaggccACATCTTGTATAATTCTATTTAAGGGAAATGTCCTGAATAGGTAactctgtagagacagaaagtagattagttgttgcccagggctggggtgggctgCAGGTAGGAAAATGGGCAGTGACTGTTAATGTTCTTTTTGGAGCCACAAGAATGTTCCAAATTAGTTagtaggcatggtggcacaactCTGGGAGTAtcctaaaaattatttgaaatgtatattttaaatgggtgaacGGTCTGGTATGTTAATTATATCAccataaagctgttttaaaaatactaaaatccaaaaagtaaaaaagaaaaaaaaatagctctacGACTTCAGTTTGTAGAATCGAAAAGATGAGGTCAGGAAGGGGCCGGGGCTCACAGTTTCTGAGTTTTGGTGCTTCCAGGGACCCAGGAGATCCTCAAGCCCTGGGGCACATCAGGAGTGAGGACGGTGGGCGTTCTGGGCTGGACTGTGACTTGATATTCCTtcaaatggatattttaaaaaatgttcatttaatatttgttttgtagGCTGAAGAGAACAATTTGACGTTAACCCAAACCGTGTATTTCTTTGCTAATGCACCAAATAAGGCATTTGTTATATGTGGTTTTCTACCCCAAACATCTTCTACACCAATGGCATACTAAACTGTTTTCAATTTAGGTGATTAAAGAAACTGCCTATGAGCAGAACAAAAGCACTATGCTGTGCGCTCTGCAGTCTGGGGTTTCAGTTTCCTGGGACTGCACCTTAAGATGAGTGCAAGGAATTTTTGTTTTCCACCGGAGGGCACTGCCTACCCTGGTGGGAACACAGAGATCCCTATGCAGTGGCTGAGTTATCTGGCACAGGCCTTAACTAGCTCTGAGTCTTCTATTGACTGCAGGGATGTTTTGTGCCCCCTTTAGAACTACACCCCGGACAGCTGACCCTGACAAGGAATAAGGTTGAAAGATGGGATGCCACCTCTTGCTCCAACCCTGGTTGGGGCCATGGCTAGACTCAGAACCCAAAGCCACAAAATCACTGAGGCGAACAACTTTAGGTGAACGAAAGAGTCAGCTTCCCTGCTGAGGTTTTCCATCCCATATTTATGACAAACGGCTCTGCCGGGGCCTGCACACAGCCACAGTCTGCAGCCACATCCTAGGTCCCTGCCACTCTGCTGTGTCCTGTCCCAGTTCTCTGCTCACCTGAGGGGCAGTGCTTGGGTCTTGGGAAGACCACTTGGTCCAGGTCACAGGAAGGATATGATTTACGGTCCTTTTGTCCAAAAGATcctttcctgtctcagccccctgccTACT of the Symphalangus syndactylus isolate Jambi chromosome 12, NHGRI_mSymSyn1-v2.1_pri, whole genome shotgun sequence genome contains:
- the PROK1 gene encoding prokineticin-1, with product MRHPQAAPDPECKHLGGGGGCRRAWPSQLARHKAEQEEARGIQAGSVLPSPQVTMRGAMRVSIMLLLVTVSDCAVITGACQRDVQCGTGTCCAISLWLRGLRMCTPLGREGEECHPGSHKVPFFRKRKHHTCPCLPNLLCSRFPDGRYRCSMDLKNINF